From Bacillota bacterium, the proteins below share one genomic window:
- a CDS encoding rubredoxin: protein MKKWECTVCGYIYDPELGDPDNGVEPGTAFEDVPEDWVCPDCGVGKDLFEELD from the coding sequence ATGAAGAAATGGGAATGCACAGTATGTGGGTACATTTACGATCCGGAATTGGGGGATCCCGACAACGGTGTCGAGCCCGGTACTGCCTTTGAGGATGTCCCCGAGGATTGGGTTTGTCCCGACTGTGGCGTGGGCAAGGATCTCTTTGAGGAACTTGACTAG
- a CDS encoding sugar phosphate isomerase/epimerase, which translates to MRLGCCTNWFGGEDKQRLALMDERLTVLDEAGYDFAELAVGMLTAEVSEREYSDLVKLVNDHRVTVDAFNVFIPPKYSLVGPDRDLAGVLEHVDLVADRMAGLGGKIVVFGSGGARRRPEGVTEEEAIAQILEFIDGAAPLLKSRGITMALEHLNSGETNTINSVAEAKALLPRIDHDNVKLLVDLYHMLQEGESLDVLEDGEGLVAHVHVADTGRVRPGAGEADFPAFRDQLRKINYTGGISVECRFEDFAAEAAPTYEFLRSIWG; encoded by the coding sequence ATGCGTCTGGGATGCTGTACCAATTGGTTCGGTGGAGAGGATAAACAGCGGCTGGCATTAATGGACGAAAGACTCACGGTGCTCGATGAGGCCGGTTACGATTTTGCTGAATTGGCCGTCGGGATGTTGACGGCCGAGGTATCGGAACGGGAATACTCCGATTTGGTCAAGCTGGTCAATGACCATCGGGTTACCGTCGATGCCTTTAACGTATTTATTCCCCCTAAGTACTCCCTGGTGGGTCCCGACCGAGATTTGGCAGGGGTGTTAGAGCACGTGGATCTGGTCGCAGATCGAATGGCGGGGCTTGGCGGCAAGATTGTCGTCTTTGGCAGTGGCGGCGCCCGCCGGCGACCGGAAGGGGTAACTGAGGAAGAGGCAATTGCGCAGATTCTGGAGTTTATCGACGGGGCTGCTCCCCTGCTGAAGAGCCGGGGAATCACCATGGCTCTGGAGCACCTAAACAGCGGGGAGACCAACACCATTAACAGCGTGGCCGAGGCCAAGGCCCTGCTGCCGCGAATCGACCACGATAACGTGAAACTGTTGGTGGATCTCTACCATATGCTCCAGGAAGGGGAATCCTTAGATGTCCTCGAAGACGGGGAGGGATTGGTGGCCCATGTCCACGTCGCGGATACCGGTCGGGTTCGCCCAGGGGCTGGAGAGGCGGATTTCCCAGCTTTTCGGGATCAGCTGCGGAAAATCAATTACACCGGTGGAATTTCCGTAGAGTGCCGGTTTGAAGATTTTGCAGCGGAAGCTGCGCCTACCTATGAGTTTTTACGATCAATTTGGGGCTAA